The Cloeon dipterum chromosome X, ieCloDipt1.1, whole genome shotgun sequence genome includes a window with the following:
- the LOC135945918 gene encoding transmembrane protein 26, translated as MAKVVASIKAIVTRVVFGSHGLLAIWQVTILKKELYFWYLSAPVLLLFFEGIFTLTIKRSQEWKWFCPSVFLYLGSVVPAIWLLELDKIDKKYKGGAGLNATTLEGLHKLDQLLGPHVQITALNISPDTWLTLIEQFLMLILILGRWMLPKGDLTRDQLSQLLLVYIGTAADIIEFFDTFQDETIGRHPVLPFLTLAIWSWSLLQFTVVLTATKSSRRSRISAPVQNANKKKKKGKKSRNRKGLAAYCCSVDVWAIVINILLQDAPFVIFRALLIGYYKIISYMNIFFTCKNTLVIALQLYRLYVVFAEKRNTLKKQKKKRRSKRDPSPDISLVLAAIESSGGGKYGFDMGPFPKPKKKGSKQRNTGHSSTSCSEMLGVASNPASRLDTGGQRARRKSLSANDLRELEMGGDDEYLSGDDQETARFEEEEQSSDEEEEEDQEDASFSEEEHDPMDEFTPAQISTILNAAAVNSKRSRATVAPAKGSRQDTGYSTATSSSRSRVSGKKNIKSRPSSAHSTPGRSNRVTKKKGSGGRRTAGNTMDEQI; from the exons ATGGCGAAGGTGGTGGCCTCGATTAAAGCCATCGTCACCAGGGTGGTGTTCGGCAGCCACGGTCTGCTCGCCATCTGGCAGGTCACCATCCTCAAGAAGGAGCTCTACTTCTGGTACCTCTCGGCACCGGTGCTGCTCCTCTTCTTCGAGGGCATTTTCACGTTGACCATCAAGCGCAGCCAGGAGTGGAAATG GTTCTGTCCGAGCGTTTTTCTCTACCTGGGAAGCGTCGTCCCTGCCATTTGGCTCCTCGAACTCGATAAAATCGACAAAAAGTACAAAGGCGGCGCCGGATTGAATGCAACCACTCTCGAAGGGCTGCACAAATTGGATCAACTTTTAGGG cctCATGTGCAAATCACCGCGCTGAACATTTCCCCAGACACATGGCTGACCTTGATCGAGCAGTTTTTGatgctgattttgattttgggcCGGTGGATGCTGCCCAAAGGAGACCTGACCAGGGATCAACTTTCGCAGCTGTTGCTTGTCTACATCGGAACTGCGGCTGACATCATAGAATTTTTCGATACATTTCAG GATGAGACGATTGGAAGACATCCGGTTCTGCCCTTTTTAACCCTGGCAATTTGGTCCTGGAGTTTACTGCAATTCACGGTTGTGTTGACAGCAACGAAATCGTCGAGGCGTTCGAGGATTTCGGCTCCAGTCCagaatgcaaacaaaaagaagaaaaaggggAAGAAGAGTCGCAACCGAAAAGGGTTGGCCGCATATTGCTGTTCAGTCGACGTCTGGGCTATcgtcattaatattttactccaAGATGCGCCTTTTGTCATCTTTAg AGCCCTTCTCATTGGATATTACAAAATCATCAGTTacatgaacatttttttcaccTGCAAAAACACGTTGGTAATCGCCCTTCAGCTGTATCGGCTCTACGTAGTATTTGCAGAGAAAAGAAATACGTTAAAGAAGCAAAAGAAGAAAAGGCGGAGCAAGAGGGACCCATCGCCCGACATTTCTCTCGTCCTGGCCGCTATTGAATCTTCAGGCGGTGGAAAATACGGATTCGACATGGGACCGTTTCCAAAACCAAAGAAAAAAG GCAGCAAGCAACGAAACACTGGCCATAGTTCGACCTCTTGCTCCGAGATGCTGGGAGTCGCTTCCAATCCAGCCAGTCGCCTTGACACCGGGGGTCAAAGG GCGCGGAGAAAGTCGCTGAGTGCGAACGATTTGCGTGAACTGGAGATGGGCGGGGACGACGAGTACCTGAGCGGTGATGACCAGGAAACTGCTCGTTTTGAAGAAGAGGAACAGAGCAGcgacgaggaggaggaggaggaccAAGAAGACGCGTCATTTTCCGAGGAAGAACACGATCCGATGGACGAATTCACTCCAGCGCAGATAAGCACCATTCTCAACGCGGCAGCAGTAAACTCAAAGAGAAG TAGAGCGACAGTAGCACCTGCAAAAGGTTCAAGGCAAGATACTGGATACTCGACGGCAACTTCTAGTTCCAGGTCACGAGTTTCA ggCAAGAAAAACATCAAGTCGAGACCATCGTCAGCCCACTCAACGCCTGGAAGATCTAACag AGTGACGAAAAAGAAGGGATCAGGAGGTCGTCGAACCGCCGGCAACACGATGGACGAGCAGATCTGA